The proteins below come from a single Chelmon rostratus isolate fCheRos1 chromosome 10, fCheRos1.pri, whole genome shotgun sequence genomic window:
- the LOC121613358 gene encoding cytosolic sulfotransferase 1-like isoform X3, whose protein sequence is MQHEKMDLRRSELFDFQGVSMTHFFTDNWENIQNFQARPDDILLATYPKAGTTWVSYILDLLYFGQTSQERQTSIPIYDRVPFLEIMLPSMESGVDLANNLPTSPRLIKTHYPVQFVPKSFWEQNCRMIYVARNAKDNVVSYFHFDKMTLTEPDPGDWSSYLHRFKEGKMVFGSWYDHVNGWWKKKQTYSNLHYMFFEDMVEDTGREIDKLCRFLGLSPSVDEKKQITGGVQFDNMKKNDMVNYSAFPVMDFKISPFMRKGKVGDWKNHFTVAQSEEFDEDYKKKMKDPTLQFRTVI, encoded by the exons ATGCAACATGAG AAGATGGATTTACGTCGATCAGAACTGTTTGATTTCCAAGGAGTCTCAATGACCCACTTTTTCACAGACAACtgggaaaacattcaaaactttCAGGCCAGGCCAGATGACATACTTCTCGCAACATACCCCAAAGCCG GAACCACATGGGTCTCCTACATCCTTGACTTGTTGTACTTTGGTCAAACATCCCAGGAGCGTCAGACATCCATTCCAATATATGACAGAGTCCCTTTCCTGGAGATCATGTTGCCCTCTATGGAATCAG GAGTTGACCTGGCGAACAACCTTCCCACCTCTCCACGACTCATTAAAACTCATTatccagtccagtttgtgcCAAAGTCCTTTTGGGAGCAAAACTGCAGG aTGATCTACGTGGCCCGCAATGCCAAAGACAACGTGGtctcttattttcactttgatAAGATGACTCTGACCGAGCCAGATCCTGGAGACTGGAGCAGCTACCTCCACAGATTCAAAGAGGGAAAAA TGGTGTTTGGATCCTGGTATGACCATGTGAACGGctggtggaagaagaaacagacttACTCAAACCTCCATTACATGTTCTTCGAAGATATGGTTGAA GATACTGGACGGGAAATAGACAAACTCTGCCGCTTTCTTGGTTTGTCTCCTTCAGTGGACGAGAAGAAACAAATTACAGGTGGAGTGCAGTTTGATAACATGAAAAAGAACGACATGGTCAACTATTCAGCCTTTCCTGTCATGGATTTCAAAATATCTCCTTTCATGAGAAAAG GGAAGGTTGGTGACTGGAAGAACCATTTCACTGTGGCCCAGAGTGAAGAGTTTGATGAAGACtacaagaagaagatgaaggatcCTACACTTCAGTTTCGCACTGTAATCTGA
- the LOC121613358 gene encoding cytosolic sulfotransferase 1-like isoform X2 — protein MSVDPDKKMDLRRSELFDFQGVSMTHFFTDNWENIQNFQARPDDILLATYPKAGTTWVSYILDLLYFGQTSQERQTSIPIYDRVPFLEIMLPSMESGVDLANNLPTSPRLIKTHYPVQFVPKSFWEQNCRMIYVARNAKDNVVSYFHFDKMTLTEPDPGDWSSYLHRFKEGKMVFGSWYDHVNGWWKKKQTYSNLHYMFFEDMVEDTGREIDKLCRFLGLSPSVDEKKQITGGVQFDNMKKNDMVNYSAFPVMDFKISPFMRKGKVGDWKNHFTVAQSEEFDEDYKKKMKDPTLQFRTVI, from the exons ATGTCTGTTGATCCTGACAAG AAGATGGATTTACGTCGATCAGAACTGTTTGATTTCCAAGGAGTCTCAATGACCCACTTTTTCACAGACAACtgggaaaacattcaaaactttCAGGCCAGGCCAGATGACATACTTCTCGCAACATACCCCAAAGCCG GAACCACATGGGTCTCCTACATCCTTGACTTGTTGTACTTTGGTCAAACATCCCAGGAGCGTCAGACATCCATTCCAATATATGACAGAGTCCCTTTCCTGGAGATCATGTTGCCCTCTATGGAATCAG GAGTTGACCTGGCGAACAACCTTCCCACCTCTCCACGACTCATTAAAACTCATTatccagtccagtttgtgcCAAAGTCCTTTTGGGAGCAAAACTGCAGG aTGATCTACGTGGCCCGCAATGCCAAAGACAACGTGGtctcttattttcactttgatAAGATGACTCTGACCGAGCCAGATCCTGGAGACTGGAGCAGCTACCTCCACAGATTCAAAGAGGGAAAAA TGGTGTTTGGATCCTGGTATGACCATGTGAACGGctggtggaagaagaaacagacttACTCAAACCTCCATTACATGTTCTTCGAAGATATGGTTGAA GATACTGGACGGGAAATAGACAAACTCTGCCGCTTTCTTGGTTTGTCTCCTTCAGTGGACGAGAAGAAACAAATTACAGGTGGAGTGCAGTTTGATAACATGAAAAAGAACGACATGGTCAACTATTCAGCCTTTCCTGTCATGGATTTCAAAATATCTCCTTTCATGAGAAAAG GGAAGGTTGGTGACTGGAAGAACCATTTCACTGTGGCCCAGAGTGAAGAGTTTGATGAAGACtacaagaagaagatgaaggatcCTACACTTCAGTTTCGCACTGTAATCTGA
- the LOC121613358 gene encoding cytosolic sulfotransferase 1-like isoform X1, whose protein sequence is MSADPDKKMDLRRSELFDFQGVSMTHFFTDNWENIQNFQARPDDILLATYPKAGTTWVSYILDLLYFGQTSQERQTSIPIYDRVPFLEIMLPSMESGVDLANNLPTSPRLIKTHYPVQFVPKSFWEQNCRMIYVARNAKDNVVSYFHFDKMTLTEPDPGDWSSYLHRFKEGKMVFGSWYDHVNGWWKKKQTYSNLHYMFFEDMVEDTGREIDKLCRFLGLSPSVDEKKQITGGVQFDNMKKNDMVNYSAFPVMDFKISPFMRKGKVGDWKNHFTVAQSEEFDEDYKKKMKDPTLQFRTVI, encoded by the exons ATGTCTGCTGATCCGGACAAG AAGATGGATTTACGTCGATCAGAACTGTTTGATTTCCAAGGAGTCTCAATGACCCACTTTTTCACAGACAACtgggaaaacattcaaaactttCAGGCCAGGCCAGATGACATACTTCTCGCAACATACCCCAAAGCCG GAACCACATGGGTCTCCTACATCCTTGACTTGTTGTACTTTGGTCAAACATCCCAGGAGCGTCAGACATCCATTCCAATATATGACAGAGTCCCTTTCCTGGAGATCATGTTGCCCTCTATGGAATCAG GAGTTGACCTGGCGAACAACCTTCCCACCTCTCCACGACTCATTAAAACTCATTatccagtccagtttgtgcCAAAGTCCTTTTGGGAGCAAAACTGCAGG aTGATCTACGTGGCCCGCAATGCCAAAGACAACGTGGtctcttattttcactttgatAAGATGACTCTGACCGAGCCAGATCCTGGAGACTGGAGCAGCTACCTCCACAGATTCAAAGAGGGAAAAA TGGTGTTTGGATCCTGGTATGACCATGTGAACGGctggtggaagaagaaacagacttACTCAAACCTCCATTACATGTTCTTCGAAGATATGGTTGAA GATACTGGACGGGAAATAGACAAACTCTGCCGCTTTCTTGGTTTGTCTCCTTCAGTGGACGAGAAGAAACAAATTACAGGTGGAGTGCAGTTTGATAACATGAAAAAGAACGACATGGTCAACTATTCAGCCTTTCCTGTCATGGATTTCAAAATATCTCCTTTCATGAGAAAAG GGAAGGTTGGTGACTGGAAGAACCATTTCACTGTGGCCCAGAGTGAAGAGTTTGATGAAGACtacaagaagaagatgaaggatcCTACACTTCAGTTTCGCACTGTAATCTGA
- the LOC121613359 gene encoding cytosolic sulfotransferase 3-like isoform X1 — protein sequence MSADPDKKMDLRRSEMFDFQGVSMTHYFTDNWENIQNFQARPDDILLATYPKAGTTWVSYILDLLYFGQTSPERQTSIPIYDRVPFLEIMFPSMESGVDLANNLPTSPRLIKTHYPVQFVPKSFWEQNCRMIYVARNAKDNVVSFFHFDNMTLTQPDPGDWSSYLHRFKEGKIVFGSWYDHVNGWWKKKQTYSNLHYMFFEDMVEDTGREIDKLCRFLGLSPSVDEKKQITGGVQFDNMKKNDMVNYSAFPVMDFKISPFMRKGKVGDWKNHFTVAQSEEFDEDYKKKMKDPTLQFRTVI from the exons ATGTCTGCTGATCCGGACAAG AAGATGGATTTACGTCGatcagaaatgtttgatttcCAAGGAGTCTCAATGACCCACTATTTCACAGACAACTGGGAGAACATTCAAAACTTTCAGGCCAGGCCAGATGACATACTTCTCGCAACATACCCCAAAGCCG GAACCACATGGGTCTCCTACATCCTTGACTTGTTGTACTTTGGTCAAACATCCCCAGAGCGTCAGACATCCATTCCAATATATGATAGAGTCCCTTTCCTGGAGATCATGTTCCCCTCGATGGAATCAG GAGTTGACCTGGCGAACAACCTTCCCACCTCTCCACGACTCATTAAAACTCATTatccagtccagtttgtgcCAAAGTCCTTTTGGGAGCAAAACTGCAGG ATGATCTACGTGGCCCGCAATGCCAAAGACAACGTGgtctctttttttcactttgataACATGACTCTGACCCAGCCAGATCCTGGAGACTGGAGCAGCTACCTCCACAGATTCAAAGAGGGAAAGA ttgtgtttggATCCTGGTATGACCATGTGAACGGctggtggaagaagaaacagacttACTCAAACCTCCATTACATGTTCTTCGAAGATATGGTTGAA GATACTGGACGGGAAATAGACAAACTCTGCCGCTTTCTTGGTTTGTCTCCTTCAGTGGACGAGAAGAAACAAATTACAGGTGGAGTGCAGTTTGATAACATGAAAAAGAACGACATGGTCAACTATTCAGCCTTTCCTGTCATGGATTTCAAAATATCTCCTTTCATGAGAAAAG GGAAGGTTGGTGACTGGAAGAACCATTTCACTGTGGCCCAGAGTGAAGAGTTTGATGAAGACtacaagaagaagatgaaggatcCTACACTTCAGTTTCGCACTGTAATCTGA
- the LOC121613359 gene encoding cytosolic sulfotransferase 1-like isoform X2 gives MPFVSIPFLTRHCIYCTAAVNKLLYTLQDVLTPSLSLHIGVDLANNLPTSPRLIKTHYPVQFVPKSFWEQNCRMIYVARNAKDNVVSFFHFDNMTLTQPDPGDWSSYLHRFKEGKIVFGSWYDHVNGWWKKKQTYSNLHYMFFEDMVEDTGREIDKLCRFLGLSPSVDEKKQITGGVQFDNMKKNDMVNYSAFPVMDFKISPFMRKGKVGDWKNHFTVAQSEEFDEDYKKKMKDPTLQFRTVI, from the exons ATGCCTTTTGTTAGTATCCCGTTTCTAACAAGACACTGTatttactgcactgcagcagtgaataaaCTACTTTACACTTTACAGGATGTGCTgactccatctctgtctcttcataTAGGAGTTGACCTGGCGAACAACCTTCCCACCTCTCCACGACTCATTAAAACTCATTatccagtccagtttgtgcCAAAGTCCTTTTGGGAGCAAAACTGCAGG ATGATCTACGTGGCCCGCAATGCCAAAGACAACGTGgtctctttttttcactttgataACATGACTCTGACCCAGCCAGATCCTGGAGACTGGAGCAGCTACCTCCACAGATTCAAAGAGGGAAAGA ttgtgtttggATCCTGGTATGACCATGTGAACGGctggtggaagaagaaacagacttACTCAAACCTCCATTACATGTTCTTCGAAGATATGGTTGAA GATACTGGACGGGAAATAGACAAACTCTGCCGCTTTCTTGGTTTGTCTCCTTCAGTGGACGAGAAGAAACAAATTACAGGTGGAGTGCAGTTTGATAACATGAAAAAGAACGACATGGTCAACTATTCAGCCTTTCCTGTCATGGATTTCAAAATATCTCCTTTCATGAGAAAAG GGAAGGTTGGTGACTGGAAGAACCATTTCACTGTGGCCCAGAGTGAAGAGTTTGATGAAGACtacaagaagaagatgaaggatcCTACACTTCAGTTTCGCACTGTAATCTGA
- the LOC121613365 gene encoding cytosolic sulfotransferase 3-like — MDLPSRPEQFDFHGVSMIHYFTDNWENIQNFQARPDDILIATYPKAGTTWVSYILDLLYFGQTSPERQTSIPIYERVPFLEIVKSAEEGVDLANNLPTSPQLIKTHFPVQFVPKSFWEQNCRIVYVARNAKDNVVSYFHFEHMNKAQPDPGDWSSYLHRFKEGKIVFGPWYDHDNMKKNDMANFSTVPVMDFKISPFMRKGKVGDWKNHFTVAQSEELKTTRRR, encoded by the exons atggatTTACCTTCACGGCCTGAACAGTTTGATTTCCATGGAGTCTCAATGATACATTATTTCACTGACAACTGGGAGAACATTCAAAACTTTCAAGCCAGGCCAGATGATATACTTATTGCAACATACCCCAAAGCTG GAACCACATGGGTCTCCTACATCCTTGACCTACTGTATTTTGGCCAGACATCCCCAGAGCGTCAGACATCCATCCCAATTTATGAAAGAGTACCTTTCTTGGAGATTGTGAAGTCAGCTGAGGA AGGAGTTGACCTGGCGAACAACCTTCCCACCTCTCCACAActcattaaaactcattttccagtccagtttgtgcCAAAGTCCTTTTGGGAGCAAAACTGCAG GATTGTCTACGTGGCCCGCAATGCCAAAGACAACGTTGtctcttattttcactttgagCACATGAACAAGGCTCAGCCAGATCCTGGAGACTGGAGCAGCTACCTCCACAGATTCAAAGAGGGAAAGA ttgtgtttggACCCTGGTATGACCATGATAACATGAAAAAGAACGACATGGCCAACTTTTCTACTGTCCCAGTTATGGATTTCAAAATATCTCCTTTCATGAGAAAAG GGAAGGTTGGTGACTGGAAGAACCATTTCACTGTGGCCCAGAGTGAAGAGTTGAAGACtacaagaagaagatga
- the LOC121613361 gene encoding cytosolic sulfotransferase 3-like → MSADPDKMDFPRPELFDFHGVSMIHYFTDNWENIQNFQARPDDILIATYPKAGTTWVSYILDLLYFGQTSPERQTSIPIYERVPFLEIVKSAVDTGVELANNLPTSPRLIKTHFPVQFVPKSFWEQNCRIVYVARNAKDNVVSYFHFERMTLAQPDPGDWSSYLHRFKEGKIVFGPWYDHVNGWWKKKQTYSNLHYMFFEDMVEDTGREIDKLCRFLGLSPSVEEKKQITSGVQFDKMKKNNMTNYSTVSVMDFKVSPFMRKGKVGDWKNHFTVAQSEEFDEDYKKKMKDPTLQFRTVV, encoded by the exons ATGTCTGCTGATCCGGACAAG atggatTTTCCTCGACCTGAACTGTTTGATTTCCATGGAGTCTCAATGATCCATTATTTCACTGACAACTGGGAGAACATTCAAAACTTTCAAGCCAGGCCAGATGATATACTTATTGCAACATACCCCAAAGCTG GAACCACATGGGTCTCCTACATCCTTGACCTGCTGTATTTTGGCCAGACATCCCCAGAGCGTCAGACATCCATCCCGATTTATGAAAGAGTACCTTTCTTGGAGATTGTGAAGTCAGCTGTGGATACAG GAGTTGAACTGGCGAACAACCTTCCCACCTCTCCACGGctcattaaaactcattttccagtccagtttgtgcCAAAGTCCTTTTGGGAGCAAAACTGCAGG ATCGTCTACGTGGCCCGCAATGCCAAAGACAACGTGgtctcttattttcattttgagcGCATGACTCTGGCCCAGCCAGATCCTGGAGACTGGAGCAGCTACCTCCACAGATTCAAAGAGGGAAAGA ttgtgtttggACCCTGGTATGACCATGTGAACGGctggtggaagaagaaacagacttACTCAAACCTCCATTACATGTTCTTTGAAGATATGGTTGAA GATACTGGACGGGAAATAGACAAACTCTGCCGCTTTCTTGGTTTGTCTCCttcagtggaggagaagaaacaaattaCAAGTGGAGTGCAGtttgataaaatgaaaaagaacaacatgaCCAACTATTCTACTGTCTCAGTTATGGATTTCAAAGTATCTCCTTTCATGAGAAAAG GGAAGGTTGGTGACTGGAAGAACCATTTCACTGTGGCCCAGAGTGAAGAGTTTGATGAAGACtacaagaagaagatgaaggatcCTACACTTCAGTTTCGCACTGTTGTCTGA
- the LOC121612232 gene encoding cytosolic sulfotransferase 3-like isoform X2 encodes MDLPSRSELFDFHGVPMIHYFTDNWENVQNFQARPDDILIATYPKAGTTWVSYILDLLYFGQTAPERQTSIPIYERVPFLESIKSAEETGVDQVNNLPTSPRLIKTHLPIQFVPKSFWEQNCRIVYVARNAKDNVVSYFHFERMTLTQPDPGDWSSYLHRFKEGKIVFGPWYDHVNGWWKKKQTYSNLHYMFFEDMVEDTGREIEKLCRFLGLSPSVEEKKQITSGVQFDNMKKNNMTNYSTVPVMDFKVSPFMRKGKVGDWKRHFTVAQSEEFDEDYKKKMKDPTLQFRTVV; translated from the exons atggaTTTACCTTCTCGATCTGAACTGTTTGATTTCCATGGAGTCCCAATGATCCATTATTTCACTGACAACTGGGAGAACGTTCAAAACTTTCAAGCCAGGCCAGATGATATACTTATTGCAACATACCCCAAAGCTG GAACCACATGGGTCTCCTACATCCTTGACCTGCTGTATTTTGGCCAGACAGCCCCAGAGCGTCAGACATCCATCCCAATTTATGAAAGAGTACCTTTCTTGGAGAGCATTAAGTCAGCTGAGGAAACAG GAGTTGACCAGGTGAACAACCTTCCAACCTCTCCACGACTCATTAAAACTCATCTTCCTATCCAATTTGTCCCAAAGTCCTTTTGGGAGCAAAACTGCAGG ATCGTCTACGTGGCCCGCAATGCCAAAGACAACGTGgtctcttattttcattttgagcGCATGACTCTGACCCAGCCAGATCCTGGAGACTGGAGCAGCTACCTCCACAGATTCAAAGAGGGAAAGA ttgtgtttggACCCTGGTATGACCATGTGAACGGctggtggaagaagaaacagacttACTCAAACCTCCATTACATGTTCTTTGAAGATATGGTTGAA GATACTGGACGGGAAATAGAGAAACTCTGCCGCTTTCTTGGTTTGTCTCCttcagtggaggagaagaaacaaattaCAAGTGGAGTGCAGTTTGATAAcatgaaaaagaacaacatgaCCAACTATTCTACTGTCCCAGTTATGGATTTCAAAGTATCTCCTTTCATGAGAAAAG GGAAGGTTGGTGACTGGAAGAGACATTTCACTGTGGCCCAGAGTGAAGAGTTTGATGAAGACtacaagaagaagatgaaggatcCCACACTTCAGTTTCGCACTGTCGTCTGA
- the LOC121612232 gene encoding cytosolic sulfotransferase 3-like isoform X1, with the protein MSADPDKMDLPSRSELFDFHGVPMIHYFTDNWENVQNFQARPDDILIATYPKAGTTWVSYILDLLYFGQTAPERQTSIPIYERVPFLESIKSAEETGVDQVNNLPTSPRLIKTHLPIQFVPKSFWEQNCRIVYVARNAKDNVVSYFHFERMTLTQPDPGDWSSYLHRFKEGKIVFGPWYDHVNGWWKKKQTYSNLHYMFFEDMVEDTGREIEKLCRFLGLSPSVEEKKQITSGVQFDNMKKNNMTNYSTVPVMDFKVSPFMRKGKVGDWKRHFTVAQSEEFDEDYKKKMKDPTLQFRTVV; encoded by the exons ATGTCTGCTGATCCGGACAAG atggaTTTACCTTCTCGATCTGAACTGTTTGATTTCCATGGAGTCCCAATGATCCATTATTTCACTGACAACTGGGAGAACGTTCAAAACTTTCAAGCCAGGCCAGATGATATACTTATTGCAACATACCCCAAAGCTG GAACCACATGGGTCTCCTACATCCTTGACCTGCTGTATTTTGGCCAGACAGCCCCAGAGCGTCAGACATCCATCCCAATTTATGAAAGAGTACCTTTCTTGGAGAGCATTAAGTCAGCTGAGGAAACAG GAGTTGACCAGGTGAACAACCTTCCAACCTCTCCACGACTCATTAAAACTCATCTTCCTATCCAATTTGTCCCAAAGTCCTTTTGGGAGCAAAACTGCAGG ATCGTCTACGTGGCCCGCAATGCCAAAGACAACGTGgtctcttattttcattttgagcGCATGACTCTGACCCAGCCAGATCCTGGAGACTGGAGCAGCTACCTCCACAGATTCAAAGAGGGAAAGA ttgtgtttggACCCTGGTATGACCATGTGAACGGctggtggaagaagaaacagacttACTCAAACCTCCATTACATGTTCTTTGAAGATATGGTTGAA GATACTGGACGGGAAATAGAGAAACTCTGCCGCTTTCTTGGTTTGTCTCCttcagtggaggagaagaaacaaattaCAAGTGGAGTGCAGTTTGATAAcatgaaaaagaacaacatgaCCAACTATTCTACTGTCCCAGTTATGGATTTCAAAGTATCTCCTTTCATGAGAAAAG GGAAGGTTGGTGACTGGAAGAGACATTTCACTGTGGCCCAGAGTGAAGAGTTTGATGAAGACtacaagaagaagatgaaggatcCCACACTTCAGTTTCGCACTGTCGTCTGA